CCCGGTGAGACCGGACACTGGCAGCCATGGGGTTTTGTCTTGCCACCCTCGGCCCTCTTTAAGCTGCTTTCCCACTGCTTGGGGAGAAATTAATCCCCTTCTGTGTGCGGACAaaattcccagtgctgcagtAATTGCTCACCCCAACCATGCTGGGAAGGGGTTTGGGCAGCAGAAAAACTGGGAGGTGGAGTGTTGAAACAGTGGAGGCAGGATATGGCCCTGCTGGCTCTCCGTGCCAGGAGGGGAACGaagggcagcagtggcaggagccAACTGCTCTGCCCACACTGGACTTTACCCTCCAGACACTAGTCCCAGGTGGAAAACCCTTCTGCACCCCCTTTGCTGCTTGCCAGCACACAAAATGCCCTTTTTCCTCCCTAAAAGACACATGAAGCTATACCTGGAAGCCATTGGGGTATCCATCACCGTCACCAAGTGAGTCCAGGGGGTCTTCGTCGTCCAGTGTTGCCCGCTTGTAGGTCGACATCTGCACAGGGAAATCGGCAACAGACGTGCTCAGCGACCCGGGGttgaggaagaggatgaaggACAAGGAAGATTTACACACTTTCTAAAGCCACCTTCTCCTCCGGGGAGCAAAATCCCGAATGGCTCTGAGGTAGTAAAGCACTACACAAACGCCTGAGGAAGGTTATGGAAAGCAAAGAGGGCCGGAGCCAAGAGCTGAGCAAAGCCCGAACCCGCCTCACTTTCCCCCGGGGCCGGGTTGTGCAACCTCCCCTTCAGCCTGGAATAAAGCCGGATCCACCTCCGCCCTACAGCGGGGAGAGGGACCCCCCTGTGCCAGGGAACCCCGGAGTGCCAGGCACCTGGGAAAGGCTGGCAGCAGAGAAAATGGCTTTTCACCCTGACACTACCGCCTCGCTCGCGCTCCACGCCCCATCTGTGAACCCTGCGCACCGTGAAACACCCGGAGACGTCCCTGCGAGCACCCAAAGGCGACAGCGCCAAGAATTTCAGCTGTGGACGGGCTCCCTCCCGGCGCCGTGTCTCCCGGGCATTATCTTGTGCCTGTGCCCGGCTCTTATCTCATCCCCggcagaaaaacaaggaaaacctCACGGGTTGGCAGCCGGCCCTTATCGTGCCACCGCCGCCGTTTCCTTCCcgctggcactgccctgctaTCCAGCCGGATTGTCTCCCGACGGAGCAAACAACCCTCAACTCCCCACCGAGGGGCtgagcaccccaaaatccaccctgaCCCTGCCACCGATGGCCCGAGCGGCACCACTCACAACCCTACACCCGCAATCAGCGCAGGGAGGGGGTTTACACCCATCTGGATGTCCCCATCCCGCTGCCATCAATCCCAAAGGGATGAGTTGATCAAAACCCCACACAgccatgcctcagtttcccctgggAGAATGAAAGCACCGGTTCTCAGCCTGGTTTCCAATAGCAGCATTCCCAAACCTCCCTTTGCACACTTAATAACAAATCTCATCCTCTCCCTGgatcccatcccctccccggatcccaaatcccagcctcAGTTTAATTAACCACAAACCCACCTGGGGAATAGAAAGGGTTAAAACAAAGATGTGGTTTCCCTCCTTGGTTGTACCAAAATCTCTGTTTGCAGCCCCAAAATCTCCCCTGGGCGCCCGCCTGGAGCCTGAGAACCGTGTGGCGAAAGAGCCTCAACTGCAAGATTTTATCATGGGGAAAATCTCTGTTTAGATCCTATTTTTTTCCAACCCCTTTCACTTTTTTCCACCTATTTTAGTACTTCGCACATGGCTGAAATTGGCAGCTCCGGGCACAAATCCCCGCTCACGTGGTGGGGGGACCCATGAAGCCCCCATGGCTCTGCAACACCAAATTCCTGGAACCCCAGCTTTCACTCCATTTCCTGaggaaatgcaatttttttcccctcagtgatCCCCCACCCCGCCTACCCCAGCctgaaacagaaggagaaagacCAAAAATTAATCCCTTTCTGTTCTCCTTTCACAAGGTATGTGCTGGCTCAATGCTGTACAAGCCATCAGAGAATCCAAACTGAGCCCAAGCTCCCCCAAAACGCCCCCGAGAGGCGCTGGGATCAAGCATCCTTAATTTGGGGGAAATTGGGCCCGGGAAGTATTTTTAACACCCCTATCCTCCATATTGGGGGCATAGTAGCACCTATGGGTGCTCCCCACCCCTCTCCAGTGGGAGCACCCCTTTTCTGGAGCAAAAAGAGGTAGTTTTTGTCATATACCTCCCCCCTCCAAGCTGTTGCTTGCTTCAATCCGAATAAAAATGCGTTTTCCCAGGTCCAACAGGGTGGGGGGCACCAAGGGGTGCACGGGGGGGACACCCACACTTTAACCCCCCACGCAAGGGATTTCCACTCTCTTTACAAGAATCTCAGCATTACCTTAAATAGCCTGGTTTTGCCCCAAATCGCTCCTTCGCTTTATAAACAATAAGCCCCACGTGCTCGGAGCccgcacccccccccccccccccccggaaGGCTCGGGGGGCACCCAGCGCCCGGCTCTGCCCCCCCGGCGGAGCCCCGAGCCCGTACCGGGGCACCCCGAGCCTCCGCCGGCTGCTTTCAATTCCCGTCCGGGCGCCATTTCGGAGCAACCACGGCCACGATCGCGATGGCGATTCCTcgcctccccccagccccccaaagccccccaacTCCACCCCGAACCCCCCCAAGCCACCCCCGCGCCCCCAAAGCCCCGCCTAGCAAAGCGGTACCCACCGGCCCCAGCACCCATAAGTGCCCCCGCACCTCTACAGCCCGGAGTCAGCGCCCAGAAAGGCTCAGCCTGCTAATTAGGATGTCCGGGGGTAATTAGCAAGCCCTGGTAATAATTAGGGTGCCGGTGTTAATTAGGGGTGCTGGGAAAGGAGGTTGGGGGGAGTTCCCAGTTTTGCAGGGAGCCTTGGCTGgcgagaaattaatttttttaaaaaagcttaaaaagcagcaaaaaaagggttaaactttacaaaaaaaacccaccaccaccaccaaacaacccccccccccccccaaaaaaaaaaaaccaaaacattagAGAAGAGAACAATCCAGTTTGGGGGTGTTCGCAAACAGCCCCACAAAAGTGGGTTCAGCTGGGTGGGgggcgccccccccccccccccccccctttgcAGAGGGAAACACGGTGCAAACCCCCGCGGGTCTGGGTCAAGAGGGGATGcgggggggctgaggggggcaCCCACTTTAGGGTCCCCACCTGGTGAAGCCAGTGGCCACAAAGCAAACGCGGCGGGGGGGGCCCGAGTGGGGCGCTCGGGGGTGCAGCAGGGGTCCCTGGGGGTGCTGTAGGGGTGTCTTAGGGGGTCCCTCGGGATGCAATGGGGAATCCCTTAAGGGCCCAATGAGGGTCTCATGGGCGTCCCTCGGGGGTGCAAAGGGGGTCCCACGGGAATGCTGGGGGGGTCCCCTGGGATGCAATGGGGGGTCCTATGTGGTTACAAAGAGCATCCCATGGGAGATGCATCACCCGGCGCCCTCTTCGGCCAAGCGCCCCCCACTCAACCTCTCCGAGATTTGGGGGTGTCGCTGGGCTCCTCCACTCACCATGGCCGTCACCCCACTcccgccagccccggccccgctggggcGAGCGCCCGCTGAGCCCCGGCACAGCTCGTGACGCCGCTGCGGCCTAGCGAGGGTGGCGAGGGTGACGAGCAAAGGATGTACCTGGGATGGGAAACCAATGGGGCCGCGGAGGGACGGGCTTCCCGCGCGCCTCCTTTAACTCTTTCGGGGGGGCCCAAGCCCCGTTTGGGGGGGCCCCACgtgccccggcgctgctggcAGCATCCCCCCGAGGCAGCCCCGGCTCGCTGGCCGGCGGGGGATGTGACGTCTCGGGGCGAGCGCGCAAGGCGCGATCCCGGGGCGTGCGCTTGTGCAAGCGCGAAAGCACGTGGGGTGCAGGGCCGCGGGGCTCCGAGCGTGCGGTAGTGCAAGCGCAGTCGTGCAAGCACACGAGTGCGTGACCGTCAAAACCACCCGCGTGTCCGAGCGAGCGGTGCCACGAACAGCCCAGCGCACGCTTGTGCGACGGGCACACGTGCAGATGTGCAAGAGTGTGCACGGGCGGCCGTGCGAGTGTGCGAGAGCGCGGGGGGTGCTGCTTGCACGCCTGCAGCGGCGTGTGAGCGCACACGCTCGTGCACGCCTGCAGTTGTACAAGCGTGCCAGCGTGAGCTGTCCCGCACCGAAAAGCACCGGCGGCCGCCCTGCCGCGgtgacagggatgggaacacGCGGTGCCACCTCCTCCCCGCGGTGCCTCCACCCCTGCGCTGCACCGACGGGCTGAGCACTGACATGCTCATCACACCCACGGGGCTGCGACAGTGCTGGGGAGTACAGAGGGGTGAAGGGAGGGTGAACGGGGAAAGCGTACGGAGGGATTTGGAGGTGCCGAAGGGATCTGGGGGGTCCGCAAGGGGCCGTGCCCATCCCCGTGGCATCGGGGCGCTGCTGGGGCTCCCTTGGTTGCACCCCGAGGCTCCCGGGGAGCGGATTTTTGGGCTGAGTCCGCCACCTTCTGGGAAGCCACGGGCGGCTCCGCGGGTCACGGAGCCCCTCGGGCCCCCGCCTTGGGGAAAttgaggcagggctggggggtcACCCCCGCCGCCGTTGTCACCACGCCGTGTTTATTGTGACCTGCAGTAACGCCACtggatcccagcagggatctctCGTGGAGTGCTGCAGGAGCTTTGTgtggagaaactgaggcagggagcCCTCCCTCAACTCCATCACCCCCGCCTCAACCCCTCGCTGGTGTCTCTAGCACGGTTTGGgtgaaaataatgcaaaatccGGCAAAACACACATCTACCCCACCAAGGGGCACCCCAAACTCCCACTTGCGAGGCGGCAGAGGGTTGCTGAGCACTTAGAGCCGGGCTTGGTGCACCCCAGTCCTCCCAGTCCTCCCAGTATAACCCGGCAGAGGGCACCAGTAAGCCCAGTTTGTggccttttcttccccctcccccccccgccccttgctggcagcagggggagggtggaggaaggggaggaggaggaggaggcgaaGGCCGGGTGCGGGGGGATTTAAGGGCTCGCGGtccccccggcccggcctccTCCCGCCGCCCAGAGGGACGTGGGTGTCGGGACCCAAGTTTGTGCGGGTATGTGTGTGACACACCCCCATCCCCGGTAAGGACCCCCCGGGGCCACCGCTGCCACCCCGGGGGAGGGGAGGGTCCCCGGGGAGCGAGGGGTGAGGGGCGTGCAGCGGGGGGGAGGTGCCATGGGAACGTGGGGGCGATGGGGACAGGAGAGTGCCATGGGGACTCGGAGGTGCCATGGGGACACGGGAGTGTGGTGGGGACGTGGGTGTGCAACAGGGACACGGGCGTgtgatggggacacgggggtgtcATGGGGACATCGACATGTGATGGGGACGTGGGTGTGCAACAGGGATACAGGCATGCAACGGGGACACGTGGTAGGGACACGAGTGTGCAACAGGGACATGGGTGTGCAACAAAGACATGAGCATGCAATGGGGCCACGAGCATGTGGTGGGCACACAGacatgggatggggacacggacATGCAGCAAGGACGTGGATGTGTGATGGGACGTGGTCATGTGGTGGGGACTTGTGTGCAACAGGGACAGACATGCAACAGGGATACAGGTGTgtgatggggatggggacataATGGGAACGTAGGCTGGGGATGAGGACAGGGGTGTGTGGTGGGGACATGGGTACACACAGGGGATGTGGTGGGGACATGGGTATGTGATGGGGTTGCAGATGTGCAGTGGAGACATGGACATGGGATGGGAACACAGACATGACAGGGACACATGATGGGGACACAGAATTGGTACACAGGCACATGATGGGGACATGAGCATGGAAGTGGAACACGTGATGGGGACACGGACAGAGGATGGGGACATGGCCATGTGATGGGGACCCCACTGTCCCCACGGGGGCTGTGCCACCTTCCCCCAGCTCGGGTTGGTGACAGTGAGGTGACGCCTCATGGGACTGATGACcaggggaggggtgggggtaAGCTGGCATGTCCCCAAGGGGTCACATCAGTGACTGGTCAGAGAGGGGTCATTTCTTTCCGTCCTCGCTTGGCTGACCCTGGGGCAAAGGTCtcagtggggaaactgaggcacgagCAGGTGCCACCCACCCTGCAGCTCTCttctggcagcacccactcagTGCCACAGGATGAAGCCTCtgcttgtcctcctcctcgcccAGCTCTGCTCGGCATCACTGGTCCCGGGTaggtgaggtttgggggggCAGCACCCCAAAAGTGGGTGCTGTTGGATGCTATGAGCCCGGTTCCCCcacagagagggagaaggacCCCGAGTACTGGCGGCGGCAGGCACAGGAGACCCTGCGGAATGCGCTGCGGCTCCAGCGCCTCAACCAGAACGTGGCCAAGAACCTCATCCTCTTCCTGGGGGACGGTGAGATGGGAGGAGGGCACCCACCATGGGACAGGGGGAACGGGGGCTGAAGGGCGGGGGGGTGATGAAGTGGATGCAATGAAGTGGGTGCTGTGATAAATTGGGGGTGAGATACATTGGGTGTTGTGGAAGAATGGGTGCTGTGGTGAGTTATGTTCTGGGATAAGCTGGGTACTGGGATAAACTGGGTTTCCAGTAAGGTGGGTGCTGGGGTAAACTGGGTGCTGCAATGAGTTTGATTTGCAAAGTGTTCGATGCTGCAGTGAATTGGGTTTGCAAAAAGCTGGGTGCTGGGGTAAACTGGGTTTGCGAGAAGTTCTGTGCTGGGGTAAACTCGGTGCTGCAATGAACTGGATTTACCAAAAAATGGGTGCTATGGTAAATTGAGTTTACAATAAACTGGGTGCTGGATAAACCGGATTTGCAGAAAATATTGGTTGCTGCAATCAGTTTGGTTTGCATTAAGTTGGGTGCTGGCATAAACTGGGTGCTAGTATGAACTGGATTTAGAGCAAGTTGAGTGCTGAAATAAATTGGGTTTGCAATGAAATTGGGTGCCGGGGCAAACTGGGTTGCAATAAATTGGGTGCTGTCATAAACTGGGTGCTGCAATGAACTGGGATTGCAGTAAACCAAGTGCAGGGATAAACTGGACTGGCAAAAAATTGGGTGCTCTGGTAAATTGGTTTTGCCGTAAGTTGGGTGCTGGGATAAACTGGGATTGCAATAAAGTGGGTGCTGGGATAAATTTGGTTTGCAAAAAAATTGagtgctgggatgaactgcGTGCTGGAATGAATTGGATTTGCAAAAAGTTGGGTGTTGCAATAAAGTGGGTTCTGTGATAAACTGGCTTTGCCATGAAAGTGgctgctgggatgaactgggagctGGGATAAACTGGCTGCGCAATAAACTGGGCTTGCAAAAAATTGGTTGCTACGATAAACTGCGTGATGGGATAAACGGGATGATGGGATAAACTGGGTCTGCAGTAGCCCGGGATGAGCGGGGTTTGCATGGAGCGGGCTGTGCTGCCCGGTGCCGCCGGGCTGTCCCTGCGCGGCTGACGGTGTCCCGCAGGAATGGGCGTCTCCACGGTCACGGCCGCCCGCATCCTCAAAGGGCAGCTGCAGCACGGGCAGGGCGAGGAGAGCCTGCTGGAGATGGACAAGTTCCCCTTCGTGGCCCTGGCCAAGGTGAGCCCCCCGGGGCGCCCACGGGGACACGACACCCACCACAAGGTCACGGGCGGGTGGCATCTTCCGAGCCGAAATTAGGTCAGGGGCGGGCGAAAGGAGCTGGCTCCGGTGCCCGCTGGTCGTGCCAGGGGCCGGCCGTGGGAACGGGGCgggggggcaggaggagcccgCCGGCTGCGGGACGCCACGGGACACCCCCCTGCTTCGCCTGGGGTTGTTTTGctgaacaaaacattttaaaataataattaaattggAAGTCAGCAGCCACCTCTGTTCACCCCGTGGGGATGCCCACGGCAGTGGCTTCTCTCTCCCTGCCAAAGGATGGACTGAAAAAAGgctaaaagcagcaaaatgcagTGAGGGGGGGAAGTGCCACCACAGTGGAGGGAGCAGCGGGTACAATGGAGGCAAAGCGCAAAAGAGAGgggacaggtgggatggggagtCTGGTGCAGCCTaacagcacagggagggaagcCCCAGGGTGGGGATGACAGCACTGTCAATGGTACTGGTGGTGGTGGAGGAGACAGTGATGGAGGTGACAACTATGGACGTTTGTCTCTCACCTTCCAGACCTACAACACCAATGCCCAGGTGCCCGACAGCGCGGGCACGGCTACCGCCTACCTCTGCGGGGTCAAAGCCAACGAGGGGACGCTGGGGGTCAGTGCCGGTGTCACCCGGGACCGCTGCAACACCACCAAGGGCCAGGAGGTGACCTCCATCCTCCGCTGGGCCAAGGATGCAGGTGAAGGGCTGAGGGACACCTGGGCAGCAGGTCAagcagggggtttggggtgttctCACCATTGTCCCCTGAACTGGTGGTGCAGGCAAGGCCGTGGGCATCGTCACCACCACGCGCGTGACCCACGCCACGCCCAGCGCCGCCTACGCCCACTCTGCCAACCGTGACTGGTACTCGGATGGAGAGATGCCCCCGGACGCCCTGGAGGGTGGCTGCAAGGATATCGCCCGGCAGCTGGTGGAGAACATCCCTGACATCGAGGTAGGGATGAGGACACCAGGAATGTGCCCTAGAGTCAGTGGGGATGGGACCAGGACAACCTGGGGTGAGTGTTGGAGCCACCCAagggtggggacagggctgtggaTAGATGTGGGACCAGGACCACCAATGGTTGAAGAGCCAGGATTCCCAGGAGATGCTGGGCTGGAAGCACCAGTGGTTGAAGagccacagctcccaggagaTGTTGGGCTGGAACCACCAAGGAGTGCAAGGTCAGGACTGTGAGTAGGTACAAGACAAGGACCACCCCTGAAAATGTGAGGCTGAGACCACCCATGGGTGCAGGACCAGGATTGTGGGTAGATATGGGGCCAGGACCACCAATGGGTGCAGAGCTGGGATCCCTGTGTGAGGGTGGACTGGGACCACCCATGGGTGCAGATCCAGGACCACCCAATGGTGCAGAGTCAGAGCCCCCAGCAGACGGGGGACCAGGACCACCCATGGGTACAGAGTTGGGACCCTCATCAGATACGGGACTGGGACCAGGACCACCACGGGTGGGGTACCAGCACTTTCAGGTGGGCATGGGACCAGGACACTCAAACACAGGTCTGGGACCGCAAGCACCTATAGGACCAAGCCCAGACCCACAAATCCATCTTagccccctcccttcccatgcTTCCCAGACCCAaaactcttcctttctcccccaGTTCTGCTCCTTGCTGTGGATTTATGCAGAAATTCAGCACTGTAAATAAATCTTCTTCTGTCCTTCAAAATAGCCCCAAAGCAAAACATCCCAGCCTGTTATTTAGCTCTTTAATAGCctcttttgctggttttttccctttaatataattttaactCTGTCCCAGGCTGGAAATAATTATATAGTGgggaaaagacttttttttcccttttttttgttaataatttTGGCGTTGGTGTTTTGCAGCTTTATAATTCACCTTCTACGCGgagaaaggggggggaaaatacaaaaaaaaccataaaatctCTGCTAGGTTATAAATAACAGAGGCCAAATAAATCAGACTCCAAAGCAAACAGGGAGAGCCACGGGATGGGGCTCCATCCCAGCGGGTTCATGTGGGGATCCCGATGTGGAGCATCCTTCccacagatggagaaaaaaaaatattcaaaaagcCAAATCCCTGCTGGAAATGGTTATTTTTGTCCTGGGTTTTAATTAATAGGAAGAGATTCAGGGTTATTTTGAGCTAGGTGAAATTCCTCGGGTGTTTTTGCCCACAACGCCAGGGCTTTCCTGgacatcctgctctgctccttcgGGGTCTTCCCCCGTTAAACCCCAGCTGGAGGGGGAAatttataataattaaaaattatttaaaactacatttccttccctcctttgcAGGTGATCCTAGGTGGAGGGAGGAAATACATGTACCCCAAAAATGTCAGTGATGTGGAATATCCTCAAGAGGAGAAGCATCGGGGCACCCGCCTGGACCACAGGAACCTCGTCCAGGCGTGGCAGGATGCCAAGCCCCGCGGCAAGGTGACAGGGACTCCTTGGGGGATGGGGGTACACACACATCACCCCGCTGGAACCCTACAGAGCCATTCCTGGGGGATGGAATACTTTGGGGAGTGGCCACGGGGATGGCCGAGGCAATGGAGAGGTGACAGtgcctgtcccctgtccccaggttgCCGAGTACGTGTGGCACCGGCGAGGGCTGCTGGCGCTCAACCTCAGCCGCGTCGACTTCCTGCTGGGTGAGTCCCTGCACCCAAGGGTGCCCTGGCATCAGCTGAGTGCTTTAGGGGACCCTGGCCtgtctgggggtgctggggcagctgcagaggCCAGTTACTCTCCCAGGagtgctgctgcctccaagGGATGGTGGCACCTGGTCCTGGGGGTGCTGGTAGCCCCCAAAATGCTTCTATTCCCTTGGGGATGCTGgtacccccccccccaaacgaTCCTCTTACCTCCCTGGGGACGCTGGTCCCCCAAAGTGATGCTGTTACACCCCCAAGGGTGGTGCTACTGCTGCCCCCAGGGGTGCTGGTCCCAAAGATGCTGCAATTTCCCTGGAAATGCTGGTGCCCCaccctggggatgctggtgtGCCCTCAAGAATGTGCTGCCCACCAAGGATGCTGTTACATCCCAAGGATGCTGCTACTCCCACCCTGGAACACATCTCCCTCGTAGGGATGCAGTTCTTTTGTCAGCAGTGAAATTCCCACTCCATTCTGGAATGTGGAATCCAGCcgggcaggaggaaggaagggctgggatTACTCCCTGGCTTTTATCTAATCTTCCTGAATCCAGTGGTGTGTGAAATACTTGAGTCAGCACGAGGAGCAGGATttggccccccccccccccgccttttTCTTTTGGTGGGAAAAGGATGTCCCCAGCAGTGTTCCTGTCCCCAGGCCTCTTCGAGCCGGGGGACATGGTGTACGAGCTGGACAGGAACAATGAGACAGATCCGTCCCTCAGCGAGATGGTGTCCGTGGCCATCAGGATGCTCCAGAAAAACCCCCGAGGGTTCTTCCTCCTGGTTGAAGGTGGGGGGCTCATGGGGGTGCAAAAATGGGGCAATGGGGGTGCAAAAATGGGGGGGATTTGATAAAAGAAGGGTGCAAAAGGAGGATAAAGGGGGTGATGGGTATacaaaaaggaggggaaaaggggaaattgGATAAAGGGGAGGTACAAAAAGTGAGGACCGGAAGGTGCAAATGAATGATGAAGGGGGTGATGGGAGAACAAAACCAGGGAGATTAAGGGTGATGGTTCAAAAAGGGAGGGAGGATAATGGGGAGATAGGAGTGCAAAAAAAGGGGATGACAGGGAGGGAGGATAAGGGGGTGATGGTGGATGCACAAATGACAGATAAAGGGGATATGGGGGGTGCAAAAGGAGGGGTAACAGGGGCAATGAAGGTGCAAAGAGGGAGGGATAAGAGGGGTGAAGGTGGAGTACTAAAACGGATAGAGCAGGGGAATGAAAAGGAGGAATGAAAAGGGCCTGATGGGGGTGCAAAAGAGAGGATGTGGGATGTAAAAAGGGGGGATAAATGGGGTGATGGGGGaatgcagaaaaggaaataaagagggGTGCAAGGCTGGGAAGAGAAGGGCGATGCCGAGCGGT
Above is a genomic segment from Corvus hawaiiensis isolate bCorHaw1 chromosome 22, bCorHaw1.pri.cur, whole genome shotgun sequence containing:
- the ALPL gene encoding alkaline phosphatase, tissue-nonspecific isozyme isoform X1 — encoded protein: MCVTHPHPRSLLAAPTQCHRMKPLLVLLLAQLCSASLVPEREKDPEYWRRQAQETLRNALRLQRLNQNVAKNLILFLGDGMGVSTVTAARILKGQLQHGQGEESLLEMDKFPFVALAKTYNTNAQVPDSAGTATAYLCGVKANEGTLGVSAGVTRDRCNTTKGQEVTSILRWAKDAGKAVGIVTTTRVTHATPSAAYAHSANRDWYSDGEMPPDALEGGCKDIARQLVENIPDIEVILGGGRKYMYPKNVSDVEYPQEEKHRGTRLDHRNLVQAWQDAKPRGKVAEYVWHRRGLLALNLSRVDFLLGLFEPGDMVYELDRNNETDPSLSEMVSVAIRMLQKNPRGFFLLVEGGRIDHGHHEGKAKQALHEAVELDRAIGLATRLTSTQDTLSVVTADHSHVFTFGGYTPRGNPIFGLAPMQSDVDRKPFTSILYGNGPGYKIVAGERENVSAVDFAHADYQAQSAVPLRQETHGGEDVAVFARGPMAHLLHGVHEQNYIPHAMAYAACIGSNRGHCNAAARSATPLLLPFLSLLLLLLC
- the ALPL gene encoding alkaline phosphatase, tissue-nonspecific isozyme isoform X2 codes for the protein MKPLLVLLLAQLCSASLVPEREKDPEYWRRQAQETLRNALRLQRLNQNVAKNLILFLGDGMGVSTVTAARILKGQLQHGQGEESLLEMDKFPFVALAKTYNTNAQVPDSAGTATAYLCGVKANEGTLGVSAGVTRDRCNTTKGQEVTSILRWAKDAGKAVGIVTTTRVTHATPSAAYAHSANRDWYSDGEMPPDALEGGCKDIARQLVENIPDIEVILGGGRKYMYPKNVSDVEYPQEEKHRGTRLDHRNLVQAWQDAKPRGKVAEYVWHRRGLLALNLSRVDFLLGLFEPGDMVYELDRNNETDPSLSEMVSVAIRMLQKNPRGFFLLVEGGRIDHGHHEGKAKQALHEAVELDRAIGLATRLTSTQDTLSVVTADHSHVFTFGGYTPRGNPIFGLAPMQSDVDRKPFTSILYGNGPGYKIVAGERENVSAVDFAHADYQAQSAVPLRQETHGGEDVAVFARGPMAHLLHGVHEQNYIPHAMAYAACIGSNRGHCNAAARSATPLLLPFLSLLLLLLC